One genomic region from Methanocaldococcus fervens AG86 encodes:
- a CDS encoding multiprotein bridging factor aMBF1 has protein sequence MQMCELCGKLTNKLYKVIIEGSEMQVCKECAKFGKSPKTYSRLGKKPTIIGRGTSTNMQTKKPAKRRRDIFDTLPMLREDYGDVIREAREKRGLSIEDLAKKLKMKASTLQKFERYELEPNEREIKILEKELKINLTESAGEESPYYAGGDEEGFTLGDFIKIKK, from the coding sequence ATGCAAATGTGTGAGTTGTGCGGAAAGCTAACAAATAAGCTTTACAAGGTAATAATTGAAGGTTCTGAAATGCAAGTTTGTAAAGAGTGTGCAAAATTTGGAAAAAGCCCAAAGACATATTCAAGATTAGGTAAAAAACCAACAATAATTGGAAGAGGAACATCAACCAACATGCAAACTAAAAAACCTGCAAAAAGAAGAAGGGATATATTTGATACCTTACCAATGTTAAGAGAAGATTATGGGGATGTTATTAGAGAGGCGAGGGAGAAGAGAGGTTTATCAATAGAAGATCTTGCTAAAAAACTTAAAATGAAAGCTTCAACATTACAAAAATTTGAAAGGTATGAATTGGAGCCAAATGAGAGAGAAATTAAGATATTGGAAAAAGAGTTAAAAATTAATTTAACTGAGAGTGCTGGAGAAGAAAGCCCATACTACGCTGGAGGAGATGAAGAAGGCTTTACTTTAGGAGATTTCATTAAAATTAAGAAATAA
- a CDS encoding permease, with translation MDVVSFIMNIINVMINTIIDYLNVNRVLALLLAFLMAGGIASMINKNFIIKYFGSNTPKYISYTVAAISGTLLAVCSCTILPLFASIYKRGAGIGPATTFLFSGPAINVLAIFYSAALLGWDIGFLRAVFAVIVSIFIGLGMELIFREHEKKRALRVPKADKISDRPLYQTITFFGLQFVMLLVITASPKLFPTLSTPIYGGFLLKHLLFIIFGAILIITTKMWFKKEEIKNWLRESFALLKIVFPLLIIGVAIAGAIKAIIPPIYIATYVGGNSITANFIASFIGALMYFATLTEVPIIKALMELGMGVGPAMALLLAGPSLSIPTVLTVSKILGKVKAVTYLTLVVIFSTICGYLAGIILG, from the coding sequence ATGGATGTTGTAAGCTTTATAATGAATATTATTAATGTTATGATAAATACAATCATCGATTATTTAAATGTAAATAGAGTTTTAGCCCTACTCTTAGCTTTTTTAATGGCTGGTGGAATTGCATCAATGATTAATAAAAACTTTATTATAAAATACTTTGGCTCAAACACACCAAAATATATCTCCTATACAGTAGCCGCAATTAGTGGAACCTTATTGGCTGTTTGTTCTTGCACCATCCTTCCATTATTTGCCAGTATTTACAAAAGGGGGGCTGGAATAGGACCGGCAACAACATTCTTGTTTTCTGGACCAGCAATTAATGTTTTGGCAATATTTTACTCAGCAGCATTACTTGGTTGGGATATTGGATTTTTAAGAGCTGTTTTTGCAGTAATTGTTTCCATATTTATAGGTTTAGGTATGGAATTAATTTTTAGAGAACATGAGAAAAAAAGAGCTTTGAGAGTCCCAAAGGCAGATAAGATATCAGATAGACCATTATATCAAACAATAACATTCTTTGGATTGCAGTTTGTCATGCTACTTGTAATCACCGCTTCACCTAAGCTATTCCCAACATTATCAACACCAATATACGGCGGATTTTTATTGAAACACTTGCTGTTCATAATATTTGGGGCCATATTAATTATAACAACAAAAATGTGGTTTAAAAAAGAAGAAATAAAAAACTGGCTTAGAGAGAGCTTTGCATTATTAAAAATTGTCTTTCCACTGCTAATTATTGGAGTTGCAATAGCGGGAGCTATTAAAGCTATTATCCCACCAATCTATATAGCAACGTACGTAGGTGGAAACTCCATAACCGCCAACTTTATAGCCTCGTTTATTGGAGCTTTGATGTATTTTGCCACATTGACAGAAGTTCCTATTATAAAGGCGTTAATGGAGCTCGGTATGGGTGTGGGGCCGGCAATGGCTTTGTTGTTGGCAGGACCAAGTTTAAGTATTCCTACAGTTTTAACAGTCTCAAAAATATTGGGTAAGGTAAAAGCAGTGACTTATTTAACTTTGGTCGTTATATTCTCAACTATTTGTGGTTATTTAGCTGGAATAATTCTTGGATAA
- a CDS encoding CGGC domain-containing protein, which translates to MKVAIIACQKMVEMGCPGKEACVSCFKAINEKSGAFERYKDVELVAFTTCGGCPGKRFPMRVKLLKNAAGAEAIHIANCTFLQPECPYINFDEICKKLMEELEIPIVFGTHTLVKKGEVVCTCGDDKK; encoded by the coding sequence ATGAAAGTGGCAATTATAGCATGTCAAAAAATGGTTGAAATGGGATGTCCTGGAAAAGAGGCATGTGTATCATGTTTTAAAGCGATAAATGAGAAGAGTGGAGCTTTTGAAAGGTATAAAGATGTTGAGTTAGTTGCATTTACAACTTGTGGAGGATGTCCTGGAAAGAGATTTCCAATGAGAGTTAAGTTGTTAAAAAATGCTGCAGGAGCTGAAGCTATTCATATAGCAAACTGCACCTTCTTACAGCCAGAATGCCCATACATAAACTTTGATGAAATCTGCAAAAAATTAATGGAAGAATTGGAGATTCCAATTGTGTTTGGAACTCATACATTGGTTAAGAAGGGAGAAGTTGTTTGCACTTGTGGAGACGACAAAAAATAA